One Clostridium novyi NT genomic window carries:
- the fusA gene encoding elongation factor G, producing MKSYSTQNLRNIGFIGHSGSGKTTLTEAILYCTKTIDRFGKIAEGNTISDYDPEEKKRKISIATSIIPCEWNNIKINILDTPGYFDFVGEMIEALRAVDTAIITLSGKSGVKVGTEKVWKYVNKLNIPRAFFINKLDRENSNFEKVLDQLKDRFGMSVVPIQYPIGKEEEFKGVINLIDKKARIFNPKNEQMEVSEIPTELLPKVDEYRKMIIESVAETDEVLLEKYLNDGELTNSELYNGIISGARDGDIAPVLCGSAFKCIGINTFLEDIMECFPCPKECREIQAINTGNNEPINIKMDENKPFSAFVFKTVADPFVGKLSIFKVMTGKIKSDSVVYNVNKKKQEKFSNLYVVRGKDEISAKEIVAGDIGAVPKLQYTSTGDTLSENKYAVMYEKIDFPEPVISMAIVPKSKGDEDKISSGLYKLTEEDPTFTISRDEENADTIISGVGETHLDVIVNKLKNKFGVSIELKDPKIPYRETIRKVSDVQGKHKKQSGGHGQYGDVKIKFEPRCDGKTDLLFIDKIFGGVVPKQYIPAVEKGLKESMKHGALAGFPVIGLKATLHDGSYHSVDSSEMAFKIAASIAYKKAMQQGDSVLLEPIMHLEVHVPNDYMGDVMADINKKRGRVLGMDSCGDLEKIIAEVPLAEVLKYATDLRALTGARGSFKMKFERYEEVPYNEAEKIINKIKEDK from the coding sequence ATGAAGTCATATAGCACCCAAAATTTAAGGAATATAGGTTTTATAGGTCACAGTGGTTCTGGTAAGACAACTCTTACAGAGGCAATACTATATTGTACAAAAACTATTGACAGATTTGGTAAGATAGCTGAAGGCAATACCATAAGTGATTATGACCCTGAGGAAAAGAAAAGAAAAATATCAATTGCAACAAGTATTATACCATGTGAATGGAATAATATAAAAATAAACATATTGGATACACCTGGATATTTTGATTTTGTAGGAGAAATGATAGAAGCTTTAAGAGCAGTAGATACTGCTATAATTACATTATCTGGTAAATCGGGGGTTAAAGTTGGAACGGAAAAAGTTTGGAAGTATGTAAATAAACTAAACATACCTAGAGCTTTTTTTATCAACAAATTAGATAGAGAAAATAGTAATTTTGAAAAGGTGTTAGATCAATTAAAAGATAGGTTTGGGATGTCTGTAGTGCCTATTCAATATCCTATAGGAAAGGAAGAAGAATTTAAAGGGGTTATAAATCTTATAGACAAAAAAGCCCGAATTTTTAATCCTAAAAATGAACAAATGGAAGTTAGTGAAATACCTACTGAGTTGTTACCTAAAGTAGATGAATATAGAAAAATGATAATTGAGTCAGTTGCAGAAACTGATGAGGTATTACTAGAAAAGTATTTAAATGATGGAGAATTGACTAATAGTGAATTATATAATGGAATCATTAGTGGAGCAAGAGATGGGGATATAGCTCCTGTACTTTGTGGATCAGCATTTAAGTGTATAGGCATAAATACATTTTTAGAAGATATAATGGAGTGTTTCCCATGTCCTAAAGAATGTAGAGAAATTCAGGCTATTAATACAGGAAACAATGAGCCAATTAATATAAAAATGGATGAGAATAAGCCATTTTCTGCGTTTGTATTTAAAACAGTTGCAGATCCTTTTGTAGGAAAGCTTTCTATTTTTAAAGTTATGACAGGAAAAATTAAATCTGATAGCGTTGTTTATAATGTTAACAAGAAAAAGCAAGAAAAGTTCAGTAATTTATATGTGGTTAGAGGAAAAGATGAAATTAGTGCTAAGGAAATAGTAGCTGGGGACATAGGAGCTGTTCCTAAATTACAATATACATCTACAGGGGATACTTTAAGTGAAAATAAATATGCAGTAATGTATGAAAAAATAGATTTTCCAGAGCCAGTAATTTCTATGGCTATAGTTCCAAAGTCTAAGGGAGATGAAGATAAAATATCATCAGGATTATATAAATTGACAGAGGAAGATCCAACCTTTACGATTTCTAGAGATGAAGAAAATGCGGATACTATAATATCTGGTGTTGGAGAAACTCATTTAGATGTAATTGTAAATAAACTTAAAAATAAGTTTGGAGTATCTATAGAATTAAAAGATCCTAAAATTCCATATAGGGAAACCATAAGGAAGGTTTCAGATGTACAAGGAAAGCATAAAAAACAAAGTGGTGGACATGGTCAATATGGGGATGTAAAGATAAAATTTGAGCCTAGATGTGATGGGAAAACTGATTTATTATTTATAGACAAAATTTTTGGTGGAGTAGTTCCAAAACAATATATACCAGCCGTTGAAAAGGGACTAAAAGAATCTATGAAACATGGTGCATTAGCTGGTTTCCCAGTTATAGGATTAAAGGCAACTTTACATGATGGTTCATATCACTCAGTAGATTCTTCTGAAATGGCATTTAAGATAGCAGCGTCAATTGCATATAAGAAAGCTATGCAACAAGGAGACTCTGTATTGTTAGAGCCTATAATGCATTTGGAAGTTCATGTTCCAAATGATTATATGGGCGATGTTATGGCAGATATAAATAAAAAAAGAGGAAGAGTATTAGGAATGGACTCCTGTGGAGATTTAGAAAAAATAATTGCAGAAGTACCACTAGCTGAGGTTCTTAAGTATGCAACTGATTTAAGAGCTTTAACTGGAGCTAGAGGAAGTTTTAAAATGAAGTTTGAAAGATATGAAGAAGTTCCGTATAATGAAGCAGAAAAAATTATAAATAAGATTAAGGAGGATAAGTAA
- the rbr gene encoding rubrerythrin translates to MKNLKGTKTAENLLKAFAGESQATMKYTYYASKAKKEGYVQISNIFTETAGNEKEHAKIFLKYLLEDESLPDTAIDINAGYAVALGDTKANLNSAANGEEEEWDKLYPAFAKVAEEEGFADIAESFRIIAGIENHHKERYRKLLANIEDGSVFKKENSTLWKCLNCGYIYEGAAAPEKCPACNHPQGYFEILSENY, encoded by the coding sequence ATGAAGAATTTAAAAGGAACAAAAACAGCTGAAAATTTATTAAAAGCTTTTGCTGGAGAATCCCAAGCTACTATGAAATATACTTATTATGCATCTAAAGCAAAAAAAGAAGGATATGTACAAATTTCAAATATATTTACTGAAACAGCAGGAAACGAAAAAGAACACGCTAAAATATTTTTAAAATATTTATTAGAAGATGAATCTTTACCTGATACAGCTATAGATATTAACGCTGGATATGCAGTTGCTCTTGGAGATACAAAAGCAAACTTAAATTCTGCAGCTAATGGTGAAGAAGAAGAATGGGACAAGCTATACCCTGCATTTGCTAAAGTTGCTGAAGAAGAAGGATTCGCTGATATAGCTGAAAGCTTTAGAATTATTGCTGGAATAGAAAATCATCATAAAGAAAGATATAGAAAATTATTAGCTAACATAGAAGATGGTTCTGTATTTAAAAAAGAAAATTCTACATTATGGAAATGCTTAAACTGTGGATATATATATGAAGGTGCTGCAGCCCCTGAAAAATGTCCTGCATGCAACCATCCACAAGGATACTTTGAAATATTATCAGAAAACTATTAA
- a CDS encoding ATP phosphoribosyltransferase regulatory subunit: MDKLKKYTPDGMRDILFKECEEKLYVEKKLRNLYKLNGFSEIISPTLEFYDVFNFENQPIAQEKMYKLFDRNGRILVLKPDMTMPIGRIVATKVNYKDYPLKLCYTSNIFRINENLNGKTSEITQSGIEIIGIENIKADAEVVITAIESLLQLGLKNFKIELGQSKFFKEIIKNENINKEEVFTLKNLIENKNYVALKDYLKEKTKIIKADTIKILEQLPRMFGDIGVVYEAKNLVNDNEQLKALDEILSLYKIIDKVGLSKYVSIDLGMIQDIDYYTGVIFKGYVEGVGDYILSGGRYDKLIGNFGCDLPSTGFGINIDNIIEALRIYEVLNIRKFRNVILHCENKYLNRAYKIANRVRKNNIICEISLRDTIEDTIKYARSKCVDKIIFIDNREFIKIYDINFNKSKEVIIDNFLEELI; the protein is encoded by the coding sequence TTGGATAAGTTGAAAAAGTACACGCCTGATGGTATGAGGGATATTTTATTTAAGGAATGTGAAGAAAAATTATATGTAGAAAAAAAATTGAGAAATTTATATAAGCTAAATGGATTTTCAGAGATAATCTCTCCGACTTTAGAATTTTATGATGTATTTAATTTTGAAAATCAACCAATTGCCCAGGAAAAGATGTATAAATTATTTGATAGAAATGGAAGAATTTTAGTATTAAAGCCTGATATGACAATGCCAATAGGAAGAATTGTAGCAACTAAAGTAAATTATAAGGATTATCCTTTGAAGCTTTGTTATACATCAAATATATTTAGAATTAATGAAAACTTAAATGGAAAGACTAGCGAAATAACTCAATCGGGGATTGAAATAATAGGTATTGAAAATATAAAAGCTGATGCGGAGGTTGTTATAACAGCAATAGAATCTTTATTACAACTTGGACTTAAAAATTTTAAAATAGAACTTGGACAGTCAAAGTTTTTTAAAGAAATTATTAAAAATGAAAACATAAATAAAGAAGAAGTTTTTACATTAAAAAACTTAATTGAAAATAAGAACTATGTAGCATTAAAAGATTATTTAAAGGAAAAAACAAAAATTATTAAAGCGGATACTATAAAAATACTAGAACAACTCCCAAGGATGTTTGGTGATATAGGTGTAGTTTACGAAGCTAAAAATTTAGTTAATGATAATGAACAACTAAAGGCCTTAGATGAAATTTTAAGCTTGTATAAAATAATTGATAAAGTTGGGTTAAGTAAATATGTTTCTATTGATTTAGGGATGATACAAGACATTGATTATTATACTGGGGTAATTTTTAAGGGATATGTAGAAGGGGTTGGTGATTATATTTTAAGTGGTGGAAGATATGATAAGTTAATAGGTAATTTTGGATGTGATCTTCCCTCTACTGGATTTGGAATTAACATTGATAATATTATAGAAGCGCTTAGAATATATGAGGTTTTAAATATAAGAAAGTTTAGAAATGTTATTTTACATTGTGAAAACAAGTATTTAAATAGAGCATATAAAATTGCAAATAGAGTTAGAAAAAATAATATTATATGTGAAATAAGTTTGAGGGACACAATTGAAGATACTATTAAATATGCAAGGAGTAAGTGTGTAGACAAGATTATATTCATTGATAATAGAGAATTTATTAAGATATATGATATTAATTTTAATAAGAGTAAGGAAGTTATTATTGATAATTTTTTAGAAGAATTAATTTAA
- the hisG gene encoding ATP phosphoribosyltransferase, whose product MKKVKIALTKGRLEEKAIEIFKDIGVNVDELLNKGRKLIFHSENKEYNIEFFLVKAPDVTTYVDYGAADIGIVGKDTLMEKEKDFYEVMDLKIGKCKFAVATLPEIDIYKGYNIKKIATKYPKVARKYFRNKGIDVELIKIEGSVELAPIVGLADAIVDIVETGSTLKENGLVVVEDICNISARMIVNKTSMKTKQNEISKIIENVNRVVNN is encoded by the coding sequence TTGAAAAAGGTAAAAATAGCTTTGACTAAAGGAAGACTTGAAGAGAAAGCTATTGAAATATTTAAGGATATTGGTGTGAATGTAGATGAGTTACTTAATAAGGGGCGTAAACTTATATTTCACAGTGAAAATAAAGAATATAATATAGAGTTTTTTCTTGTTAAGGCACCAGATGTAACAACCTATGTAGACTATGGGGCAGCTGATATAGGTATTGTTGGAAAAGATACTTTGATGGAAAAAGAAAAAGATTTTTATGAAGTTATGGATTTAAAAATAGGAAAGTGTAAGTTTGCAGTGGCTACATTACCTGAGATTGATATTTATAAAGGATATAATATTAAAAAAATAGCTACAAAGTATCCAAAAGTAGCAAGAAAATATTTTAGAAATAAAGGAATTGATGTTGAACTTATAAAAATAGAAGGATCAGTTGAACTAGCACCAATAGTAGGACTTGCAGATGCTATTGTAGATATAGTAGAAACAGGATCAACACTAAAAGAAAATGGGCTTGTAGTTGTAGAAGATATATGTAATATAAGTGCCAGAATGATAGTGAATAAGACTAGCATGAAAACTAAGCAAAATGAAATTAGTAAGATTATTGAAAATGTAAATAGGGTAGTAAATAATTAG
- the hisD gene encoding histidinol dehydrogenase: MIDIINVTKENKQSYIKILKDRSQSVKKEVLVAVDEIIKDVRENGDKAVNKYTNQFDCRYINSQNIKVTEEEIKKAYALVDKNFIEAIKKAKENIFFYHEKQKRNSWIVTKEDGVILGQQIRPLDSVGIYVPGGTAAYPSSVMMNTIPAKVAGVKKIVMVTPPLKDGSINPNILVAAKVAGVDEIYKVGGAQGVAALAFGTESIGKVDKIVGPGNIYVAMAKRSVYGYVDIDMIAGPSEILVIADEDNDPKFIAADLMSQAEHDELASSTLVTTSNDLAIKVKEELQKQIRKLSRKSIIEKSLKNYGAILVVENLKEAIDMANVVAPEHLEVLVKEPFSMLGEIKNAGSIFLGKFAPEPLGDYMAGPNHVLPTNGSAKFFSPLSVDDYIKKSSYLYYSENALKKVKDDIVTIAKTEGLTAHANSIEVRFK; this comes from the coding sequence ATGATAGATATTATAAATGTTACTAAAGAAAACAAACAATCTTATATAAAAATTCTAAAGGATAGGTCTCAAAGTGTAAAAAAAGAAGTTCTTGTAGCAGTTGATGAAATTATAAAAGATGTTAGAGAAAATGGGGATAAAGCTGTTAATAAGTACACTAATCAATTTGATTGTAGGTATATTAATTCACAAAATATAAAAGTAACTGAAGAGGAAATTAAAAAGGCATATGCTCTTGTGGATAAAAATTTTATAGAAGCAATAAAAAAAGCAAAAGAAAATATATTTTTTTACCACGAGAAGCAAAAAAGGAATTCTTGGATTGTTACGAAAGAAGATGGAGTTATATTAGGACAACAAATTAGACCACTAGACAGTGTTGGAATATATGTGCCAGGAGGAACAGCTGCATATCCTTCCTCAGTAATGATGAATACAATTCCAGCTAAAGTTGCAGGAGTAAAAAAAATAGTTATGGTAACTCCCCCATTAAAGGATGGAAGTATAAATCCTAATATTTTAGTTGCAGCTAAGGTTGCTGGAGTTGATGAGATATATAAAGTTGGAGGAGCACAAGGAGTAGCTGCACTTGCTTTTGGTACAGAAAGTATAGGTAAAGTTGATAAAATAGTTGGTCCTGGCAACATATATGTTGCCATGGCTAAAAGAAGTGTTTATGGATATGTGGATATTGATATGATAGCAGGTCCAAGTGAAATATTAGTAATTGCTGATGAAGATAATGATCCTAAATTCATAGCTGCAGATTTAATGTCACAAGCAGAACATGATGAGCTTGCATCTTCAACATTAGTTACTACATCTAATGATTTAGCTATAAAAGTAAAAGAGGAATTGCAAAAACAAATAAGAAAGTTATCAAGAAAAAGTATAATAGAAAAATCTTTAAAGAATTATGGAGCGATACTAGTAGTAGAAAATTTAAAAGAAGCTATTGATATGGCAAATGTTGTAGCACCAGAGCATTTAGAAGTATTAGTTAAAGAACCATTTTCTATGCTTGGAGAAATTAAAAATGCAGGATCAATATTTTTAGGAAAGTTTGCGCCTGAACCTTTAGGAGATTACATGGCTGGACCAAACCACGTATTACCTACAAATGGAAGTGCTAAATTTTTCTCTCCACTATCAGTAGATGATTATATAAAAAAGTCAAGTTATTTATATTACTCAGAAAATGCATTAAAAAAGGTTAAAGATGATATAGTTACAATTGCTAAAACAGAAGGGTTAACAGCTCACGCTAATTCAATTGAAGTGAGGTTTAAATAA
- the hisC gene encoding histidinol-phosphate transaminase produces MIQELFRKDIKDFRPYDAKGEKYKIKLDANESFIGLSKEIKNKIIRSLIELEFNNYPDPDATKLKKAYGDYIGIDEKNIMVGNGSDELIQILTNAFLDKNEKIVTLNPDFSMYEVYTKVRGGKVSVFDLDEDFKLNVNKIIEYINEEKPKMFIFSNPNNPTGGVIPKYDIIKIIENVNCIVVVDEAYMEFYGDSILDYIKKYDNLIVLRTASKAIGSAALRLGFLITNDTLLREIKKVKPPFNVNSVSQVIGEIILKDKDFIRESIDKVLYERNYLLKELKKIDGLKVYETKSNFVLIYNENANEINESLIKIGIKVRSFTDENLKNFIRITVGSREQNIEVINCIKGDNYDYKEM; encoded by the coding sequence ATGATTCAAGAACTATTTAGGAAAGATATTAAAGATTTTAGACCTTATGATGCAAAAGGAGAGAAATATAAAATTAAACTAGATGCTAATGAAAGTTTTATAGGACTTTCAAAGGAAATTAAGAACAAAATAATAAGAAGTTTAATTGAATTGGAATTTAACAATTATCCAGATCCAGATGCAACAAAGCTTAAAAAAGCTTATGGAGATTATATTGGTATAGATGAAAAAAATATAATGGTTGGAAATGGTTCAGATGAACTTATACAAATACTTACAAATGCTTTTTTAGATAAGAATGAAAAAATAGTAACTCTTAATCCAGACTTTTCTATGTATGAAGTTTATACAAAAGTCCGTGGAGGAAAGGTTTCAGTGTTTGATTTAGATGAAGATTTTAAATTAAATGTGAATAAGATTATAGAGTATATAAATGAAGAAAAACCTAAAATGTTTATTTTTTCAAATCCCAATAATCCAACAGGAGGGGTAATACCTAAATATGACATCATAAAAATAATTGAGAATGTAAATTGCATAGTAGTAGTTGATGAAGCATATATGGAGTTTTATGGAGATTCTATATTGGATTATATTAAGAAATATGATAATCTAATAGTTTTAAGAACAGCATCCAAAGCTATAGGAAGTGCTGCTTTAAGATTAGGATTTTTAATAACAAATGATACCCTTTTAAGAGAAATAAAAAAAGTAAAGCCGCCTTTTAATGTTAATTCAGTAAGCCAAGTTATTGGTGAGATTATATTAAAAGATAAAGATTTTATTAGAGAATCTATAGATAAAGTTTTATATGAGAGAAATTATTTATTAAAAGAGCTAAAAAAGATAGATGGATTAAAGGTTTATGAAACTAAATCAAATTTTGTATTAATTTATAATGAAAATGCAAATGAGATAAACGAGAGCCTAATTAAAATTGGAATAAAAGTAAGAAGTTTTACTGATGAGAATTTAAAAAATTTTATAAGAATAACCGTTGGAAGTAGAGAGCAAAATATAGAAGTTATTAATTGTATTAAGGGGGATAACTATGACTACAAGGAAATGTAA
- the hisB gene encoding imidazoleglycerol-phosphate dehydratase HisB, which produces MTTRKCNKFRKTSESEISLSLNLDGEGKSNIDTGIGFLNHMLNLMTKHGFLDLDIKAIGDLEVDAHHTVEDIGIVLGKALKEALGNKEKIKRYGTCFLPMDESLAFVSIDISGRAFLVYNCEFTVDKVGDMDTELVEEFLRAFAFNSEITLHTKILYGKNNHHMIEAIFKALGRAIKEAVLIDEKIKGVMSTKGII; this is translated from the coding sequence ATGACTACAAGGAAATGTAATAAGTTTAGAAAAACTTCTGAAAGTGAAATTTCCTTGTCTTTAAATCTAGATGGAGAAGGAAAATCTAATATAGATACAGGTATAGGATTTTTAAATCATATGTTAAATCTTATGACAAAGCATGGTTTTTTAGATTTAGACATAAAAGCTATTGGAGATTTAGAAGTAGATGCTCACCATACTGTAGAAGATATAGGAATAGTACTTGGAAAAGCACTTAAAGAAGCTTTAGGAAATAAGGAAAAAATAAAAAGATACGGAACTTGTTTTTTGCCTATGGATGAATCACTAGCCTTTGTTTCCATAGATATAAGTGGTAGAGCTTTTTTAGTTTATAATTGTGAATTTACTGTGGATAAAGTAGGGGATATGGACACTGAACTTGTGGAAGAATTTTTAAGAGCTTTTGCATTTAATTCAGAGATAACATTACACACTAAAATATTATATGGTAAAAACAATCATCATATGATAGAAGCTATTTTTAAGGCATTAGGACGTGCAATTAAAGAGGCTGTATTAATAGATGAAAAAATAAAAGGGGTGATGTCAACGAAGGGGATTATATAG
- the hisA gene encoding 1-(5-phosphoribosyl)-5-[(5-phosphoribosylamino)methylideneamino]imidazole-4-carboxamide isomerase: MIILPAIDLRMGKCVRLYKGDFNKTEIVAESAVDTALMFKECGAEYIHIVDLDGALKGKGINLDIVCELIKKVDIPIEFGGGIRDIETIDYLIDIGVSRIILGTAALNNEKLVREAIKRYDDKVAVGIDAKNGYVAVEGWLNLSNVNYIDFAKKMESIGVKNIIFTDISRDGTLNGPNFDALLKLKENINCNITASGGIKDVNDIKKLKEFNIYGAIVGKAIYSNNIDLKEAIKLSEK; the protein is encoded by the coding sequence ATGATAATTTTACCGGCAATAGATCTGAGAATGGGAAAATGCGTTAGATTGTATAAGGGAGATTTTAATAAAACAGAAATAGTTGCAGAAAGTGCAGTGGACACAGCACTTATGTTTAAAGAGTGTGGGGCAGAATATATTCACATTGTAGATTTAGATGGGGCATTAAAGGGAAAAGGTATAAATTTGGATATAGTTTGTGAACTCATAAAAAAGGTGGATATTCCTATAGAGTTTGGTGGAGGCATTAGAGATATAGAGACTATAGATTATTTAATTGATATAGGAGTTAGTAGGATTATACTTGGAACAGCCGCATTAAATAATGAAAAATTAGTTAGGGAAGCTATAAAAAGATACGATGACAAAGTTGCTGTAGGTATAGATGCTAAAAATGGGTATGTTGCAGTAGAAGGTTGGCTAAATTTAAGTAATGTTAATTATATTGATTTTGCTAAGAAAATGGAGAGTATAGGAGTTAAAAATATTATATTTACAGATATAAGTAGAGACGGAACGCTAAATGGACCAAATTTTGATGCATTATTAAAACTAAAAGAAAACATTAATTGCAATATAACGGCATCCGGAGGAATTAAAGATGTAAATGACATTAAAAAACTTAAAGAGTTTAATATTTATGGGGCAATTGTTGGGAAAGCTATATATTCAAATAATATAGATTTAAAGGAAGCAATAAAGTTAAGTGAAAAGTAG
- the hisI gene encoding phosphoribosyl-AMP cyclohydrolase codes for MNKIDFKKGSGLVPAIIQDFKNGQVLMLGYMNKESFNKTIETGITWFWSRSRNELWNKGATSGNTQYVKLISMDCDNDTLLIKVEQIGNACHKGHRSCFYRNIDGRI; via the coding sequence ATAAATAAAATAGATTTTAAAAAGGGAAGTGGATTAGTCCCTGCAATTATTCAAGATTTTAAAAATGGACAGGTTTTAATGCTTGGATATATGAATAAAGAATCCTTTAATAAAACAATAGAAACAGGAATTACATGGTTCTGGAGTAGAAGTAGAAATGAGCTTTGGAACAAAGGAGCAACATCAGGAAATACTCAATATGTAAAATTAATTAGTATGGATTGTGACAATGATACTCTTTTGATTAAAGTAGAGCAAATAGGAAATGCCTGTCATAAGGGGCATAGAAGTTGTTTTTATAGAAATATAGATGGTAGGATTTAA
- the hisE gene encoding phosphoribosyl-ATP diphosphatase, protein MDNIDVIEELYNVILDRKENGKENSYTNYLFEKGIDKILKKVGEETTEVIVAAKNTNKDDLIAEVCDVIYHMVVLMVEKEVKLEDIKNELNKRRKKVGNKKPERRKIENI, encoded by the coding sequence TTGGATAATATAGATGTTATAGAAGAATTATATAATGTAATATTAGATAGAAAAGAAAATGGAAAAGAAAATTCTTATACAAATTATCTATTTGAAAAGGGAATAGATAAGATTTTAAAAAAAGTAGGAGAAGAAACTACAGAAGTTATTGTAGCTGCAAAAAATACAAATAAAGATGATCTGATAGCAGAAGTTTGTGATGTTATATATCATATGGTTGTACTTATGGTAGAAAAGGAAGTTAAATTAGAAGATATAAAAAATGAATTAAATAAAAGAAGAAAAAAAGTAGGAAATAAAAAACCAGAAAGAAGAAAAATTGAAAATATATAA
- the cls gene encoding cardiolipin synthase, translating into MHYLFTTYKILTYLNLIFALLIIFFERKNPSATWAWLMVLILIPGVGFILYLLLGQNLSRNKMFKLKTTEDRFHKKLLSQGRQLTNDTMEFKDKNMINYKDMVYMHLKNSQSVFTQDNNVKIYTDGYNKFNDLLSSIKNAKHHIHMVYYIIKNDSLGNYIMDALTEKAAQGVEVRLLYDGMGCLRLSDRFFNNLKAAGGKVSCFFPSLLPFVNIRINYRNHRKIAVIDGKEAYVGGFNIGDEYLGKNKKFGYWRDTQKVTGSAVDSLQQRFLLDWRYASNEKITFDKKYFPTKRTTGEIGMQIVSSGPDSEWEQIKNGYLKMIQSAKKNIYIQTPYFIPDESIFEALKIASLSGVDVKIMIPSKPDHMFVYWASFSYLGELLKSGAQGYCYKKGFIHSKTLVVDGKVCSIGTANMDVRSFKLNFEVNAFIYDSNVSAECEEIFKNDMKESIKLTQYTYENRSIIIKFKESISRLLSPVL; encoded by the coding sequence ATGCACTACTTATTTACCACATATAAGATTCTAACATATTTGAACCTTATATTTGCACTTTTAATTATATTCTTTGAAAGAAAAAATCCTTCTGCCACCTGGGCTTGGTTAATGGTGCTAATTTTAATACCCGGTGTGGGATTTATTTTATATCTTCTTTTAGGACAAAACTTAAGTAGAAACAAAATGTTTAAATTAAAAACAACAGAAGACAGATTTCATAAAAAACTGCTTTCACAAGGAAGACAACTCACAAATGACACCATGGAATTTAAAGATAAAAATATGATTAATTATAAAGATATGGTTTATATGCATCTTAAAAATAGTCAATCAGTATTTACTCAAGATAACAATGTAAAAATATATACAGATGGCTACAATAAATTTAATGATTTATTATCCTCCATTAAAAACGCTAAACATCACATTCATATGGTATACTACATAATAAAAAATGATTCACTAGGCAATTATATAATGGACGCATTAACAGAAAAAGCAGCACAAGGAGTTGAAGTTAGATTATTATACGATGGAATGGGTTGTCTTAGGCTTTCTGATCGTTTCTTTAATAATTTAAAAGCTGCTGGTGGCAAAGTTTCTTGTTTTTTCCCTTCATTATTGCCATTTGTAAATATTCGTATTAACTATAGAAACCACCGAAAAATTGCTGTAATTGATGGTAAAGAAGCTTATGTTGGTGGATTTAATATTGGAGATGAATACTTAGGTAAAAATAAAAAGTTCGGCTATTGGCGTGATACTCAAAAGGTAACTGGTAGTGCTGTTGATTCTCTTCAACAAAGATTTTTACTAGATTGGCGTTATGCATCTAATGAAAAAATAACCTTTGATAAAAAGTATTTTCCAACGAAACGTACAACTGGAGAAATAGGAATGCAAATAGTTTCTAGTGGACCTGATTCTGAATGGGAACAAATAAAAAATGGGTATCTTAAAATGATTCAATCTGCAAAAAAAAATATTTATATACAAACACCTTACTTCATACCAGATGAAAGTATATTTGAAGCTTTAAAAATAGCTTCTCTCTCAGGAGTAGATGTTAAAATTATGATTCCAAGTAAACCTGATCACATGTTTGTATATTGGGCATCTTTTTCTTATCTTGGCGAATTGCTTAAAAGTGGTGCTCAAGGATATTGTTATAAGAAAGGTTTTATCCATAGCAAAACATTAGTTGTAGATGGTAAAGTTTGTTCTATAGGTACTGCAAATATGGATGTTCGAAGTTTTAAATTGAATTTTGAAGTTAACGCTTTTATATATGATAGTAATGTTTCAGCTGAATGTGAAGAAATATTTAAAAATGATATGAAAGAATCTATTAAGTTAACTCAATACACATACGAAAATAGATCTATAATCATAAAATTTAAAGAGTCTATCTCTAGACTACTTTCTCCAGTATTATAA